Proteins encoded together in one Catellatospora citrea window:
- a CDS encoding ABC transporter ATP-binding protein has protein sequence MLAVEGVRVRLGDAEILHGVDLTVASGEWVTVIGPNGAGKSTLLRAVGGAVPSHGKIIIDGAPTGALPRRRRAQLVATVAQQPVVPPGMRVLDYVLLGRTPYIAPLGRESAQDLSIVEQVLDSLELRRFTGRELETLSGGERQRVFLARALAQGAPLLLLDEPTSALDIGHQQEVLELVDRLRRERALTVLATMHDLSVAGEYADRLVLLAEGRIAADGPPAQVLTEELLARHYRARVRVIAGEFGPIVVPVRVN, from the coding sequence ATGCTGGCCGTCGAGGGCGTCCGGGTGAGGCTGGGCGACGCCGAGATCCTGCACGGTGTCGACCTGACCGTGGCCTCCGGCGAGTGGGTCACCGTGATCGGTCCCAACGGCGCGGGCAAGTCGACCCTGCTGCGGGCCGTGGGCGGCGCGGTGCCGAGCCACGGAAAGATCATCATCGACGGTGCGCCGACCGGCGCGCTGCCGCGCCGTCGCCGCGCACAGCTGGTCGCCACGGTGGCCCAGCAGCCCGTGGTGCCGCCCGGCATGCGGGTGCTGGACTACGTGCTGCTCGGGCGCACGCCCTACATCGCCCCGCTGGGCCGCGAGTCGGCGCAGGATCTGTCCATCGTGGAGCAGGTGCTCGACTCCCTCGAACTGCGCCGGTTCACCGGGCGCGAGCTGGAGACGCTGTCCGGCGGCGAGCGCCAGCGGGTGTTCCTGGCCCGCGCGCTGGCCCAGGGCGCGCCGCTGCTGCTGCTCGACGAGCCCACCTCGGCCCTGGACATCGGCCACCAGCAGGAGGTGCTGGAGCTGGTCGACCGGCTGCGCCGGGAACGTGCGCTGACCGTGCTGGCCACCATGCACGACCTGTCCGTGGCGGGCGAGTACGCCGACCGGCTGGTGCTGCTGGCCGAGGGCCGGATCGCCGCCGACGGCCCGCCCGCGCAGGTGCTGACCGAGGAGCTGCTCGCGCGGCACTACCGCGCCCGGGTCCGCGTCATCGCGGGCGAGTTCGGCCCGATCGTGGTCCCCGTGCGGGTCAACTGA
- a CDS encoding aminotransferase class V-fold PLP-dependent enzyme — protein sequence MGELSVSRRGLLGGLTATAALGALSACDADPVMEVPKPTPGPLDPGDWDSVRRQFLLDTAKAQFAAFVFASPPAGVRAAIARHREGLDQDTVGYLHAQEENARQRLHLAAGKYLGGSGDHVYFTDSTTMGLGLLYGGIALRPGDEVLTTEHDFYSTHESLRLRAARDGVTVRKVRLFADPATASADQIVQTLAKSLTPATRVVAVTWVHSSTGLRMPIRAIADALATHNRDLAPDRRALLCVDGVHGFGAVDASAVDLGCDFLVSGCHKWLFGPRGTGLVWGRPEAWARFRPAIPTFEQAGFANWLGFDPALPAPSASPGGYHNFEHLWAVEQAFDFHAALTRSRVAQRTTELSTRLKEGLAGIDGVTVITPRSAELSAGLVCCELKSMSPAAAVSALAAKDIITSTTPYNPSYLRFGTSIVTNEAEVDRALAAVREIS from the coding sequence ATGGGTGAGCTTTCTGTCAGCCGTCGGGGGCTGCTGGGCGGATTGACCGCCACCGCCGCGCTGGGCGCACTGTCGGCATGCGACGCCGACCCCGTCATGGAGGTCCCGAAACCCACTCCCGGCCCGCTGGACCCCGGCGACTGGGACAGCGTGCGGCGGCAGTTCCTGCTGGACACGGCCAAGGCGCAGTTCGCCGCGTTCGTGTTCGCCAGCCCGCCGGCCGGGGTGCGGGCCGCGATCGCGCGGCATCGCGAGGGCCTGGACCAGGACACCGTCGGCTACCTGCACGCCCAGGAGGAGAACGCGCGCCAGCGGCTGCACCTCGCGGCCGGCAAGTACCTCGGCGGGTCCGGTGACCACGTGTACTTCACCGACTCGACCACGATGGGCCTCGGCCTGCTCTACGGCGGGATCGCGCTGCGTCCCGGCGACGAGGTGCTGACCACCGAGCACGACTTCTACTCCACGCACGAGTCGCTACGGCTGCGCGCCGCCCGCGACGGCGTGACCGTGCGCAAGGTGCGCCTGTTCGCCGACCCGGCCACGGCGAGCGCCGACCAGATCGTGCAGACCCTTGCCAAGTCGCTCACCCCGGCAACCCGGGTCGTCGCGGTGACCTGGGTGCATTCCAGCACCGGGTTGCGGATGCCGATCCGGGCGATCGCCGACGCGCTCGCCACGCACAACCGCGACCTGGCCCCTGACCGCAGAGCACTGCTGTGCGTGGACGGCGTGCACGGCTTCGGCGCGGTCGACGCGAGCGCCGTCGACCTGGGCTGCGACTTCCTCGTCTCGGGATGCCACAAGTGGCTGTTCGGGCCGCGTGGCACGGGCCTCGTCTGGGGCCGCCCCGAAGCCTGGGCCAGGTTCCGGCCCGCCATCCCCACGTTCGAGCAGGCCGGTTTCGCGAACTGGCTGGGCTTCGACCCGGCGCTGCCCGCGCCGTCGGCATCTCCCGGCGGCTACCACAACTTCGAGCACCTGTGGGCGGTGGAGCAGGCGTTCGACTTCCACGCCGCGCTGACCCGCAGCCGCGTCGCGCAGCGCACCACCGAGCTGTCCACCCGGCTCAAGGAAGGCCTGGCCGGGATCGACGGCGTCACAGTGATCACACCGAGGTCGGCCGAGCTCTCGGCGGGGCTGGTCTGCTGCGAGCTGAAGTCGATGAGCCCGGCGGCGGCGGTGTCCGCGCTGGCGGCCAAGGACATCATCACCAGCACCACCCCGTACAACCCGTCCTACCTGCGGTTCGGGACGAGCATCGTCACGAACGAGGCGGAGGTGGACCGGGCGCTCGCGGCGGTACGCGAGATCAGTTGA
- a CDS encoding HelD family protein: protein MTAVTPTAHETPAPTADELTGERAHLTTSRAALQAMRERAEQLFTVGDQVAGDAYTAEQLGRQMAQRIKELSDDPAVPLFFGKLTMAAAGGEASPAHRPDGSAGRAAGEAERWHIGRRHVSDAVGEPLVLDWRAPMSRRFYQASARDPQDVAVRRRFGWSPAAAGGSTVLTSFEDEHLDHGQELGTGSAILTAEIERPRVGPMRDIVATIQPEQDELVRADLEDTICVQGAPGTGKTAVGLHRAAYLVYLHRERLRRSGVLIIGPNRAFLHYISAVLPALGELEVSQATVAELLDQLPVRAEDGVAAATLKHDQRMAQVLHRALWARIGRPTGPITVSDGSYRWRVDEGVLRRVVDEVRREQPPYALGRERVRARVVGLLQRQSEARRGDSPPDSWLRKMGKVKAVAELLDHCWPAVTPQQLLADLYTDAEARSRAADGLLTPEEQELLHWAKPPRSLRSAPWTAADAVLADEVAGLLDRPAGFGHIVIDEAQDLSPMQARALARRTGHGSLTVLGDLAQGTTPWAARDWRDLLGHLGRPDGRIVPLSTGFRVPAAVVALANRLLPALDVAVPPARSLRRDGSLEITESADVVAAARTALTREGSVGVIAADAAVPGVLDALRAAGLEPSDLDGDGRLTVVPATMVKGLEYDHVIVLEPAAIVAAEPRGLHRLYVALTRAVTSLIVLHTEPLPEPLRA from the coding sequence ATGACCGCCGTAACTCCGACCGCCCACGAGACCCCCGCCCCGACCGCCGACGAGCTGACCGGCGAACGCGCCCACCTCACCACCTCGCGCGCCGCGTTGCAGGCCATGCGCGAGCGCGCCGAGCAGCTGTTCACCGTCGGCGACCAGGTCGCCGGCGACGCGTACACCGCCGAGCAGCTGGGCCGGCAGATGGCGCAGCGCATCAAGGAACTGTCCGACGACCCCGCGGTGCCGCTGTTCTTCGGCAAACTGACCATGGCCGCCGCCGGTGGGGAGGCGTCGCCGGCCCACCGTCCGGACGGATCGGCGGGACGAGCCGCCGGCGAGGCCGAGCGCTGGCACATCGGCCGCCGCCACGTCTCCGACGCCGTCGGCGAGCCGCTGGTGCTCGACTGGCGCGCGCCGATGTCGCGCCGCTTCTACCAGGCCAGCGCCCGCGACCCGCAGGACGTGGCGGTGCGCCGCCGGTTCGGCTGGTCGCCCGCCGCGGCCGGTGGCAGCACGGTGCTGACCAGCTTCGAGGACGAGCACCTCGACCACGGCCAGGAGCTGGGCACCGGCAGCGCCATCCTCACCGCCGAGATCGAACGCCCCCGCGTCGGCCCGATGCGCGACATCGTCGCCACCATCCAGCCCGAGCAGGACGAGCTGGTGCGCGCCGATCTTGAGGACACCATCTGCGTACAGGGCGCGCCCGGCACCGGCAAGACCGCGGTCGGCCTGCACCGCGCCGCGTACCTGGTCTACCTGCACCGGGAGCGGCTGCGCCGGTCCGGCGTGCTGATCATCGGGCCGAACCGCGCGTTCCTGCACTACATCTCCGCGGTGCTGCCCGCCCTCGGCGAGCTGGAGGTCTCCCAGGCGACCGTGGCCGAACTGCTCGACCAGCTGCCGGTGCGCGCCGAGGACGGCGTCGCGGCCGCCACCCTCAAGCACGACCAGCGCATGGCGCAGGTGCTGCACCGCGCCCTGTGGGCCCGCATCGGCCGGCCCACCGGCCCGATCACCGTCTCGGACGGCTCCTACCGCTGGCGCGTCGACGAGGGCGTGCTGCGCCGGGTCGTTGACGAGGTGCGCCGCGAGCAGCCGCCGTACGCCCTGGGCCGGGAGCGGGTGCGTGCCCGCGTGGTGGGGCTGCTGCAGCGGCAGTCCGAGGCCCGCCGCGGCGACTCCCCGCCGGACTCGTGGCTGCGCAAGATGGGCAAGGTCAAGGCCGTGGCGGAGCTGCTGGACCACTGCTGGCCCGCGGTCACCCCGCAGCAGCTGCTGGCCGACCTCTACACCGACGCCGAGGCGCGCAGCCGCGCCGCCGACGGGCTGCTCACCCCCGAGGAGCAGGAGCTGCTGCACTGGGCCAAGCCGCCGCGCAGCCTGCGCAGCGCGCCGTGGACCGCGGCCGACGCGGTGCTCGCCGACGAGGTCGCCGGCCTGCTCGACCGGCCGGCGGGCTTCGGCCACATCGTCATCGACGAGGCGCAGGACCTGTCCCCCATGCAGGCGCGGGCGCTGGCCCGGCGCACCGGCCACGGCTCGCTGACCGTGCTCGGCGACCTCGCCCAGGGCACCACCCCGTGGGCTGCCCGCGACTGGCGCGACCTGCTCGGCCACCTGGGCCGCCCCGACGGCCGCATCGTGCCGCTGAGCACCGGCTTCCGGGTCCCCGCCGCGGTCGTGGCGTTGGCCAACCGGCTGCTGCCCGCCCTCGACGTGGCCGTGCCGCCGGCCCGCTCACTGCGCCGCGACGGCTCGCTGGAGATCACCGAGTCCGCCGACGTGGTCGCCGCGGCCCGGACCGCGCTGACCCGCGAGGGCTCGGTCGGCGTCATCGCCGCCGACGCGGCGGTGCCCGGGGTGCTCGACGCCCTGCGCGCGGCCGGCCTCGAACCGTCCGACCTGGACGGCGACGGCCGCCTCACCGTCGTGCCCGCCACCATGGTCAAGGGCCTGGAGTACGACCACGTGATCGTCCTCGAACCCGCCGCCATCGTCGCCGCCGAACCACGCGGCCTGCACCGCCTCTACGTCGCCCTCACCCGCGCCGTGACCAGCCTCATCGTCCTGCACACCGAACCGCTCCCGGAGCCGCTGCGCGCCTGA
- a CDS encoding ArsR/SmtB family transcription factor, which translates to MSSEGLLKITDPSVMRALAHPARIAIMDHLSATGEDATATECAEMVGLSPSATSYHLRALAKAGLIEDAPSRGDGRERVWRARTRGWSLEIGPDGGSDARAAESAVAGVFLAQGDERVRRWLSRSHEETTQWFDAALMSEFGIVITADELTALTHKMAGLLEPYKVSKRKDVPADARRVTCQIRAVPVD; encoded by the coding sequence GTGAGCTCCGAGGGACTGCTGAAGATCACCGACCCGTCGGTGATGCGGGCGCTGGCGCACCCAGCCCGTATTGCGATCATGGATCATCTCTCCGCCACCGGTGAGGACGCGACGGCCACCGAGTGCGCGGAGATGGTCGGCCTGTCCCCCAGCGCGACCAGCTACCACCTTCGGGCGCTGGCCAAGGCGGGGCTGATCGAGGATGCGCCGAGCCGGGGCGACGGCCGGGAACGGGTGTGGCGGGCCCGCACCCGCGGCTGGTCACTGGAGATCGGGCCGGACGGCGGCTCCGACGCCCGCGCGGCCGAGAGCGCCGTGGCCGGGGTCTTCCTGGCCCAGGGCGACGAGCGTGTGCGGCGGTGGCTGTCGCGTTCGCACGAGGAGACGACGCAGTGGTTCGACGCCGCGCTGATGAGCGAGTTCGGCATCGTCATCACCGCCGACGAGCTGACCGCGCTCACCCACAAGATGGCCGGGCTGCTGGAGCCGTACAAGGTGAGCAAGCGCAAGGACGTGCCCGCCGACGCACGGCGCGTCACCTGCCAGATACGTGCGGTGCCGGTGGACTGA
- a CDS encoding menaquinone biosynthetic enzyme MqnA/MqnD family protein, translating into MNAVQRPRVGHIQFLNCLPIYWGLMRSGALIDVELHKDTPDRLSEALVAGDLDIGPISLVEYLRHADELLLLPDLAVGSDGPVLSVNVVSTKPLDELDGTKVALGSTSRTSVLLAQMLLLERYGARPDYFTCPPDLTQMLLEADAAVLIGDTALRALFEAPKRGLAVTDLGQAWREWTGLPMVFAVWAVRRDFAAAHPGLVKEVHQAFLRSRDLCVDNLDEVAASAARWEPFDAATLASYFRVLDFSLGTRQINGLREFARRAALAGRAPALPEGGPEFMEL; encoded by the coding sequence ATGAACGCGGTGCAGCGTCCCCGGGTAGGGCACATCCAGTTCCTGAACTGTCTCCCGATCTACTGGGGACTGATGCGCTCAGGCGCCCTGATCGACGTCGAGTTGCACAAGGACACGCCCGACCGGCTCAGCGAGGCGCTCGTCGCCGGCGACCTGGACATCGGTCCGATCTCGCTGGTGGAATACCTGCGCCACGCGGACGAGCTGCTGCTGCTGCCGGATCTCGCGGTCGGCTCGGACGGCCCGGTGCTGTCGGTCAACGTCGTCTCCACCAAGCCGCTGGACGAACTCGACGGCACGAAGGTCGCGCTGGGCAGCACCTCGCGCACCAGCGTGCTGCTGGCGCAGATGCTGCTGCTGGAGCGATACGGCGCGCGCCCCGACTACTTCACCTGCCCGCCCGACCTGACGCAGATGCTGCTGGAGGCCGACGCGGCCGTGCTCATCGGCGACACGGCGCTGCGCGCGCTGTTCGAGGCGCCCAAGCGCGGGCTCGCCGTCACCGACCTGGGCCAGGCCTGGCGCGAGTGGACCGGCCTGCCGATGGTGTTCGCGGTGTGGGCGGTCCGGCGCGATTTCGCCGCCGCACACCCCGGCCTGGTCAAGGAGGTGCACCAGGCGTTCCTGCGCTCGCGTGACCTGTGCGTGGACAACCTGGACGAGGTCGCCGCGTCGGCGGCCCGCTGGGAGCCCTTCGACGCCGCCACGCTCGCCTCGTACTTCCGCGTGCTGGACTTCTCGCTGGGCACTCGGCAGATCAACGGCCTGCGCGAGTTCGCCCGGCGAGCGGCGCTGGCCGGCCGGGCCCCGGCCCTGCCCGAGGGCGGCCCGGAGTTCATGGAGCTGTAG
- the paaA gene encoding 1,2-phenylacetyl-CoA epoxidase subunit PaaA: METGMPGVAGAERLLGEVEEAEAALREAAERALDGEASFDAVIAADQKIEPRDAMPDAYRAGLIRQIAQHAHSEIIGMQPEGNWISRAPSLRRKAILLAKVQDEAGHGLYLYAAAETLGVSRQELDAALLTGKQKYSSIFNYPTLGWADVGAIGWLVDGAAIVNQVPLCRCSYGPYARAMIRVCKEESFHQRQGYQSLYVLAQGTPEQRAMAQDAVDRWWYPSLAMFGPPDADSTHSAQSMAWKVKRFSNDELRQRFVDMCVPQAEILGLTLPDPDLKWNEQRGHYDYTSPDFDELMRVVKGDGPCNRQRLAHRNRAHEDGAWVREAAAAYAAKNRKVAA, encoded by the coding sequence ATGGAGACCGGTATGCCAGGGGTTGCTGGCGCGGAAAGGCTGCTCGGCGAGGTCGAGGAGGCCGAGGCCGCGCTGCGTGAGGCCGCCGAGCGGGCGCTGGACGGCGAGGCGTCGTTCGACGCGGTGATCGCCGCCGATCAGAAGATCGAGCCGCGCGACGCCATGCCCGACGCGTACCGGGCGGGGCTGATCCGGCAGATCGCCCAGCACGCGCATTCCGAGATCATCGGCATGCAGCCCGAGGGCAACTGGATCAGCCGGGCCCCCTCGCTGCGGCGCAAGGCGATCCTGCTGGCCAAGGTGCAGGACGAGGCCGGGCACGGGCTCTACCTCTACGCCGCCGCGGAGACGCTGGGCGTCAGCCGCCAGGAGCTGGACGCCGCGCTGCTGACCGGCAAGCAGAAGTACAGCTCGATCTTCAACTACCCCACGCTCGGCTGGGCCGACGTCGGCGCGATCGGCTGGCTGGTGGACGGTGCGGCGATCGTGAACCAGGTGCCGCTGTGCCGCTGCTCGTACGGGCCGTACGCGCGCGCCATGATCCGGGTGTGCAAGGAGGAGTCCTTCCACCAGCGCCAGGGCTACCAGTCGCTGTACGTGCTCGCGCAGGGCACGCCGGAGCAGCGGGCGATGGCGCAGGACGCGGTGGACCGGTGGTGGTACCCGTCGCTGGCGATGTTCGGCCCGCCGGACGCGGACTCCACGCACTCCGCGCAGTCGATGGCCTGGAAGGTCAAGCGCTTCTCCAACGACGAGCTGCGCCAGCGCTTCGTCGACATGTGCGTGCCGCAGGCGGAGATCCTCGGCCTGACGCTGCCCGACCCGGACCTGAAGTGGAACGAGCAGCGCGGCCACTACGACTACACGTCTCCCGATTTCGACGAGCTGATGCGGGTGGTCAAGGGCGACGGGCCCTGCAACCGCCAGCGCCTGGCGCACCGCAACCGGGCGCACGAGGACGGCGCCTGGGTGCGCGAAGCGGCCGCGGCGTACGCGGCCAAGAACAGGAAGGTAGCGGCGTGA
- the paaB gene encoding 1,2-phenylacetyl-CoA epoxidase subunit PaaB: MTSDQPLWEVFVRPRRGLSHTHAGSLHAPDADMALRHARDLYTRRQEGVSIWVVPATEITASSPDEKDSFFDPAADKIYRHPTFYELPEGVAHL, from the coding sequence GTGACGAGTGACCAGCCCCTGTGGGAGGTGTTCGTCCGGCCTCGGCGCGGGCTGTCCCACACCCACGCCGGCAGCCTGCACGCGCCGGACGCGGACATGGCCCTGCGCCACGCGCGTGACCTCTACACCCGCCGCCAGGAGGGCGTCTCCATCTGGGTGGTGCCCGCCACCGAGATCACCGCGTCGAGCCCGGACGAGAAGGACTCCTTCTTCGACCCGGCCGCCGACAAGATCTACCGGCACCCGACGTTCTACGAGCTGCCCGAGGGGGTGGCCCACCTGTGA
- the paaC gene encoding 1,2-phenylacetyl-CoA epoxidase subunit PaaC, with the protein MSEVVEQVELLALGDDALIAAQRLAEWVSRAPTLEEDVALANIALDQLGAARMLLATAGDEDELAYRRDDHGFRNCLLAELPLGPARGDLDFGWTMTWLLMLSAAQLLRYTDLAAGADEQAAGIGAKAVKESTYHLDHASQWMLRLGGGTEQSHRRVQEAVDGLWPYGHELTEGIRDRWLAIVEPVLAEAGLTRPADRWRPDGGRAGRHTEHLSYLLAEMQSLHRAHPGAQW; encoded by the coding sequence GTGAGCGAGGTCGTGGAGCAGGTCGAGCTGCTGGCTCTCGGGGACGACGCGCTGATCGCGGCGCAGCGGCTGGCCGAGTGGGTGTCGCGCGCGCCCACGCTGGAGGAGGACGTGGCGCTGGCCAACATCGCCCTCGACCAGCTCGGCGCGGCGCGGATGCTGCTGGCCACCGCGGGCGACGAGGACGAGCTGGCCTACCGGCGGGACGACCACGGGTTCCGCAACTGCCTGCTGGCCGAGCTGCCGCTCGGTCCGGCCCGCGGCGACCTGGACTTCGGCTGGACGATGACGTGGCTGCTCATGCTGTCGGCGGCGCAGCTGCTGCGCTACACCGACCTCGCGGCGGGCGCCGACGAGCAGGCGGCGGGCATCGGGGCGAAGGCGGTCAAGGAGTCGACCTACCACCTCGACCACGCCAGCCAGTGGATGCTGCGGCTGGGCGGCGGCACCGAGCAGTCGCACCGCCGGGTGCAGGAGGCCGTGGACGGGCTCTGGCCGTACGGCCACGAGCTGACCGAGGGCATCCGCGACCGCTGGCTGGCGATCGTCGAGCCGGTGCTGGCCGAGGCCGGGCTGACCAGGCCCGCCGACCGCTGGCGGCCCGACGGCGGCCGGGCCGGGCGGCACACCGAGCACCTGAGCTACCTGCTGGCCGAGATGCAGTCGCTGCACCGGGCGCACCCCGGGGCGCAGTGGTGA
- the paaD gene encoding 1,2-phenylacetyl-CoA epoxidase subunit PaaD, with product MTTTRADVAEIAGAVPDPELRVVTIGELGIVRGAETAEDGRVVVTITPTYSGCPAMDAIRDDIRAALAGAGFADVEVRTVLSPAWSTDMITESGWAALERTGIAAPGASGTPACPRCAHAHGGQPTPVLQISRYASTPCQSLWSCRSCLEPFNAIKKL from the coding sequence ATGACGACGACGCGGGCGGATGTCGCGGAGATCGCCGGCGCGGTGCCCGATCCGGAGCTGCGCGTGGTGACCATCGGCGAGCTGGGCATCGTGCGCGGGGCCGAGACGGCCGAGGACGGCCGCGTGGTCGTGACGATCACGCCGACCTACTCCGGCTGCCCGGCGATGGACGCGATCCGTGACGACATCCGGGCCGCACTGGCCGGGGCCGGGTTCGCCGACGTCGAGGTCAGGACCGTGCTCAGCCCGGCCTGGTCCACCGACATGATCACCGAGTCGGGCTGGGCGGCGCTGGAGCGCACCGGCATCGCGGCGCCGGGGGCGTCCGGCACGCCGGCCTGCCCGCGCTGCGCGCACGCCCACGGCGGGCAGCCCACGCCGGTGCTGCAGATCAGCCGGTACGCCTCGACGCCCTGCCAGAGCCTGTGGAGCTGCCGCTCCTGCCTGGAACCCTTCAACGCGATCAAGAAACTGTGA
- a CDS encoding 2Fe-2S iron-sulfur cluster-binding protein, with amino-acid sequence MSTTFHELTVTAVEQLTPSAVALTFAVPAELRQAFAFRPGQHVTVRLDDELRRSYSICSTPAQLRERGTLTIGVKRVPGGVFSTRAQALAAGETLPVLPPLGRFTTELDPARARRYGAIVAGSGITPVLSLVSAALETEPGSTFAVLCGNRSGAEVMFADALADLKDRFPGRLQLVHVLSREMQPSELLSGRLDADRVTTLLTEFELAEVQEWFLCGPLGVVRAAREALAAVDATGKVHVELFHAEEVAPPVVDVAGGDVEVSIVLDGRSTDFTMDRSERVLDAALRHRGELPYACKGGVCSTCRAKVVSGAVQMAANWALEPDELAAGYVLTCQSSPTSEELVLDFDA; translated from the coding sequence GTGAGCACGACTTTCCACGAGCTGACCGTCACCGCGGTCGAGCAGCTGACCCCGTCCGCGGTGGCGCTGACCTTCGCGGTCCCCGCCGAGCTGCGGCAGGCCTTCGCCTTCCGGCCGGGACAGCACGTCACCGTACGCCTGGACGACGAGCTGCGCCGCTCGTACTCGATCTGCTCGACGCCCGCGCAGCTGCGTGAGCGGGGCACGCTGACGATCGGCGTGAAGCGGGTGCCGGGCGGGGTCTTCTCGACCCGGGCGCAGGCGCTCGCGGCGGGCGAGACGCTGCCGGTGCTGCCCCCGCTGGGCCGCTTCACCACCGAGCTCGACCCGGCCCGCGCCCGCCGCTACGGCGCGATCGTGGCGGGGTCGGGGATCACGCCGGTGCTGTCGCTGGTGTCGGCGGCGCTGGAGACCGAGCCGGGCAGCACCTTCGCGGTGCTCTGTGGCAACCGCAGCGGCGCCGAGGTGATGTTCGCCGACGCGCTGGCCGATCTGAAGGACCGTTTCCCCGGACGGCTGCAGCTGGTGCACGTGCTGTCGCGGGAGATGCAGCCCAGCGAGCTGCTCTCCGGCCGGCTGGACGCGGACCGGGTGACCACGCTGCTCACGGAGTTCGAGCTGGCCGAGGTGCAGGAGTGGTTCCTGTGCGGGCCGCTGGGCGTGGTGCGCGCGGCCCGTGAGGCGCTGGCCGCGGTGGACGCGACCGGCAAGGTGCACGTCGAGCTGTTCCACGCCGAAGAGGTCGCGCCCCCGGTCGTCGACGTGGCGGGCGGCGACGTGGAGGTCTCCATCGTCCTGGACGGACGGTCGACCGACTTCACGATGGACCGGTCCGAGCGGGTGCTGGACGCGGCGCTGCGCCACCGCGGCGAGCTGCCGTACGCGTGCAAGGGCGGGGTCTGCTCGACCTGCCGCGCGAAGGTGGTCTCCGGCGCGGTGCAGATGGCCGCGAACTGGGCGCTGGAGCCCGACGAGCTGGCCGCGGGATACGTGCTGACGTGCCAGTCGAGCCCGACGAGCGAGGAGCTGGTGCTCGACTTCGACGCGTGA